One region of Suncus etruscus isolate mSunEtr1 chromosome 5, mSunEtr1.pri.cur, whole genome shotgun sequence genomic DNA includes:
- the ZDBF2 gene encoding LOW QUALITY PROTEIN: DBF4-type zinc finger-containing protein 2 (The sequence of the model RefSeq protein was modified relative to this genomic sequence to represent the inferred CDS: deleted 1 base in 1 codon) has translation MPNKNKNGYCSYCCVHYRNMNQHIDSSHHQYLTAWKRQSLGARSLMERFLQDVIYHHPRHAHRRSRSIQNVRQMGAALPSQLVPADVIPEEMNEDDPGVREERPPRSGEPQEELDSRPSQPQESVQNVSIRPSVIQKLEKGQQQPLNLVYKSGDGLKEFNPVGVSQTTKNGQNIVCPSVNSNVPAGHLLESSNGFKSVTTNTTKLLHLESVSKHDPNKADRYFEGQKRGSRNTVLTSAVKISPVLCQKYNESDQKSVSVNSEKLIIQGAIKPSNKTLSTGLKSHESVGAEGFSKYESLSKLAVNPSVNPNKNEMPSQQGIFEDSISKHSGEFSKMYCAQEEELIVVNQSAFLKQKPSAGSEMKFQSGHLQASSDQPEENVPDLKEENKKGQGNNKNALGGSEMSVDYRSSFNVLTDQSEVMTRETNLSKEIDIDLQDTRDESYSFEISSDDFFQLTENQSHADVKDTNIQKAVPISLVDESYNSSDSEMDFDCDASLQLVADCLQKPTEENLSKEVYIGLVDKNYGSSNSEISADSASPLQSVVDQLPVVSLETKPQKYHIYLVDKEYGSSSSEASFDDDISLKSILDLPQLTVKENNLQVVYLEDEDHDPGSAEAHLGCDIALETATDDPQKADKEVNLLEEDGAMEINPCGFQGLKIDVHAHVVADHSQVTLQGVDPQEVAIDLENKDDNSSDSDLSFASNVSLYQSTNDEPQEILSEDSEEEPDIDMEVKSSDCSSSDLTFDSDPPFISATERSELDIAGIMKKYKHLEDKSYGSDSSELTFDSDLSLCSVDQCQVAVYEEKPIDPESQGNKPCVSEINFDSDMPLHSGNDQRAVTLKQILTQKKEYAYSESIHGQPSDFEMQWESSAPSQSVTNLTEVAVKRLDLPKEEQAHSENKEYESSCSELNLDCNSFDAMTEHSEGPIKDVNIQKQKYRHLENKDNEPSTFKIGLKSDDPLGLVTDHLDITAKELNQKEEPTCSEYKNNRLGVSEPSLYPTVSLPSLTHRPGVVVKEIQLQKEKHSSSKDKMAKFSDPEINSDFEAPYCSMNEPHKVVKEINAQKEAPAVSNKSVICRSSKIILDPGVPPQFMTEKPQIAVLQKAHVDVGDELPESRGFEIKFNNKNPFYSVINQSKLTLLKEKYIDLEGTDSESSESNIHFHSTEVLTPLTEQFQEADSQVKPQKADTGFGTRMGEAVDSKLNDSDISFQSVAEQSEVSAKRLKLENQSHVYLGDKIIQYKDPNKNLNSNYLVQSIVGQPPINILGQEQIELEEKHQQFCGSEVSFDSDGPVQLVADQLRETVKEICLWKDAADVEDNTDAHKDLEILYESGSVFTSVSGQPEDIHNGTHLWKKHTDVEDKTVEPRNSEINFASTEPVQFVTNEFQENITELNLRERQVCMDAKGYKLNDSEVIYISSSPLPSITEHRQSLEEAHGSLGEENDDLSGPKIHFAPDNPLESVTDHLQRGVTEICPWKEGHVYLEDTGYRFGSFEVNCDSDTPIHFVTNTSVTTVKEINLQRNVANDLADKNYDPTISEIKCNSGVCLQLKVDEPQLICNEIDLEKEEHGMEEKTGDSEIMCDSDTRLQIVLDQDEVSVRETNLQKMVVMDLVTGDSDCEVISDSETFQPVVIDSPPMTVQGAFCINTEHFDLEGDSQESCVSELRYPCEASGSRTKKSKDTFKVVNQKKDYIILQESSSESYGSEVNFQTDSSPHTITCQTKEPNKKKMKYSDPEGKKRKSKSPKTSDTQEGLSQSVAHQQWKADKGSSFQKDGVNNNRKKNKKRDSSVCRLDCSALLESTHDQNVDKIVTVQLKHLSPEPLSDEPNFQCGSSLTGDPGVNKGDFVKKMCYTLKERKLDSQPSSSSVVDSNKTADPVQNAIEDKSQEPVLEASPHVPASFVGKTLSQIRKEEDLKINALVKEFREGRFHCYFDDDCETHTNKKKKKKPNKGKKVTWADLGQDTASGHILSANDSGVILEVNDFSVAFDKFSHSYPTKMPYDLPWRAASRCQTVKLSHGTQTSLMSHPGKKRLRQAEDSPKRKQSHRKRKKRVEPERLEFPQSCNHVLKPLQPNALLYILSSNVYKVKEEESSNLSTKLPLCLENNGVLRVQYKYKLISFGCCDEQVGVKTPLNTGAPQNEGDIWVNVHFDGSKLKEEDNDDLQNPVKDQLMTQEKEDGDCVSLEKPESLNSNEVPKGSDFQLTLPDGDVTQISPMSAREKNSESKKKIQKRKSAAKMSGYQSRSTPVRPRLSKNPDAGRSKKPKRETQKLLNPVPSGAEKEAADAGSPLK, from the exons ATGCCgaacaagaacaaaaatggcTACTGCAGCTATTGCTGTGTGCACTACAGGAACATGAACCAG CACATAGACAGTTCTCACCACCAATACCTGACAGCCTGGAAGAGGCAGAGCCTGGGTGCCAGAAGTCTCATGGAGCGATTTCTACAGGATGTGATCTACCACCATCCTCGTCATGCTCACAGGCGCAGCAG atcAATTCAGAACGTGAGACAAATGGGTGCTGCCTTGCCCTCTCAGTTGGTTCCTGCTGATGTAATTCCTGAGGAAATGAATGAGGACGATCCTGGAGTCAGAGAAGAGAGGCCCCCTAGGAGTGGTGAACCTCAAGAGGAGTTAGATTCCAGACCTAGTCAACCTCAGGAGAGCGTGCAGAATGTTTCCATTCGACCTTCGGTTATTCAAAAGTTGGAAAAGGGTCAGCAGCAGCCCTTGAATCTTGTTTATAAAAGTGGGGATGGCTTAAAAGAATTTAATCCAGTAGGTGTCAGTCAAACTACAAAGAATGGACAAAACATAGTATGTCCCTCAGTGAATTCTAATGTTCCTGCTGGCCATTTGCTAGAAAGTTCAAATGGTTTTAAGTCAGTTACAACTAATACTACTAAGTTGCTACATTTGGAGTCTGTTAGTAAGCATGACCCCAACAAAGCTGACAGATACTTTGAAGGGCAAAAAAGAGGCTCTAGAAACACTGTGCTAACATCTGCTGTAAAAATATCTCCAGTTTTATGCCAGAAATATAATGAATCAGATCAGAAATCTGTAAGTGTAAATTCAGAAAAATTGATTATTCAGGGAGCTATAAAACCTTCAAATAAAACTTTGTCAACTGGCTTAAAATCTCATGAATCAGTAGGTGCTGAAGGCTTCTCAAAATATGAATCTCTTTCCAAATTAGCAGTAAACCCATCtgtaaatccaaataaaaatgaaatgcctTCTCAGCAAGGAATCTTTGAAGATTCCATTTCAAAGCATTCTGGAGAATTTTCTAAGATGTATTGTGCCCAAGAAGAAGAGCTTATAGTTGTTAATCAGTCAGCCTTTCTGAAACAGAAGCCCTCAGCAGGTTCTGAAATGAAATTCCAATCTGGCCATCTTCAAGCATCATCTGATCAACCTGAAGAGAATGTACCAGACCttaaggaggaaaataaaaaaggccaAGGAAATAATAAGAATGCTTTGGGAGGTTCTGAAATGAGTGTTGATTACAGATCCTCTTTTAATGTACTAACTGACCAATCCGAAGTAATGACCAGAGAAACAAATCTTTCTAAAGAAATAGACATTGATTTGCAAGACACACGTGATGAATCTTACTCCTTTGAAATAAGTTCAGATGACTTTTTTCAGTTGACTGAGAATCAGAGTCATGCAGATGTCAAAGACACAAATATCCAGAAGGCAGTACCCATTAGCCTGGTAGATGAAAGCTATAATTCCAGTGATTCTGAGATGGATTTTGACTGTGATGCTTCACTTCAGCTTGTAGCTGATTGTCTTCAAAAACCCACAGAAGAGAACCTTTCTAAAGAGGTATACATTGGTTTGGTAGACAAGAACTATGGATCTAGTAACTCTGAAATAAGTGCTGATTCTGCTTCCCCACTTCAGTCAGTCGTCGACCAACTCCCAGTGGTTAGCTTGGAAACAAAACCTCAGAAGTATCATATTTACTTGGTTGATAAGGAGTATGGATCAAGTTCTTCTGAAGCAAGTTTTGATGATGATATCTCCCTGAAATCAATTCTTGACCTTCCTCAACTGACTGTCAAAGAAAACAACCTTCAGGTTGTCTACTTGGAAGATGAGGATCATGATCCTGGTAGTGCTGAAGCACATCTTGGTTGTGACATCGCTCTCGAGACAGCAACAGATGACCCTCAGAAAGCTGACAAAGAAGTAAATCTTCTTGAGGAGGATGGTGCCATGGAAATAAATCCTTGTGGATTTCAGGGTCTTAAAATCGATGTCCATGCTCATGTGGTGGCTGACCATTCACAAGTAACACTCCAAGGGGTAGATCCTCAAGAAGTAGCTATTGACTTGGAGAACAAGGATGATAATTCTAGTGATTCTGATCTCAGTTTTGCATCTAACGTGTCCCTGTATCAGTCAACAAATGATGAACCTCAAGAGATTTTGAGTGAAGACAGTGAGGAAGAGCCAGATATTGACATGGAAGTTAAGAGCTCTGACTGTTCCAGTTCTGACTTGACCTTTGATTCAGATCCTCCTTTCATATCTGCCACTGAGCGTTCTGAGTTGGACATTGCAGgaataatgaaaaaatacaaacatCTGGAAGATAAGAGTTATGGGTCAGATAGTTCTGAATTAACTTTTGATTCTGATTTGTCTCTTTGCTCAGTTGATCAATGTCAAGTAGCTGTTTATGAGGAGAAACCTATAGACCCAGAAAGTCAGGGCAATAAACCTTGTGTGTCTGAGATAAATTTTGATTCTGATATGCCTCTTCATTCAGGCAATGATCAACGTGCAGTTACTTTAAAACAAATACTCACTCAAAAGAAAGAGTATGCATATTCAGAGAGTATACATGGTCAGCCCAGTGATTTTGAGATGCAATGGGAGTCTTCTGCTCCTTCTCAGTCAGTGACTAATCTCACAGAAGTTGCTGTTAAAAGACTGGACCTTCCCAAAGAAGAACAGGCACATTCAGAAAATAAGGAATATGAGTCTAGTTGTTCTGAATTAAATTTGGATTGTAATAGTTTTGATGCAATGACTGAACATTCTGAAGGTCCCATCAAAGATGTGAacattcagaaacaaaagtataggcacttagaaaataaagataacgAACCTAGTACTTTTAAAATCGGCTTGAAATCAGATGATCCTCTCGGTTTAGTGACTGACCATCTAGACATAACTGCTAAAGAACTAAACCAGAAAGAAGAACCGACATGCTCAGAGTACAAGAACAACAGGTTAGGTGTTTCTGAACCAAGTTTGTATCCCACCGTCTCTCTTCCATCACTGACACACAGACCTGGAGTGGTTGTTAAAGAAATCCAGCTtcaaaaagaaaagcattcaAGCTCCAAAGATAAAATGGCCAAATTTAGTGACCCTGAAATAAATTCTGATTTTGAAGCTCCTTATTGTTCAATGAATGAACCTCATAAGGTTGTGAAAGAAATAAATGCTCAGAAAGAAGCACCTGCTGTCAGCAACAAAAGTGTCATATGTAGAAGCTCTAAAATAATTTTGGATCCTGGTGTACCTCCTCAGTTCATGACAGAAAAACCTCAAATAGCTGTTTTACAGAAAGCCCATGTTGATGTGGGAGATGAACTACCTGAATCTAGaggttttgaaataaaatttaataataagaaCCCCTTTTATTCAGTCATCAATCAATCTAAATTAACCCTTTTAAAGGAAAAGTATATTGATCTGGAAGGTACAGACAGTGAATCTAGTGAGTCTAACATACATTTTCATTCCACGGAAGTTCTTACTCCATTAACAGAACAATTTCAGGAAGCAGATAGCCAAGTAAAGCCACAGAAGGCAGATACTGGCTTCGGAACTAGGATGGGTGAAGCTGTTGATTCTAAACTAAATGATTCTGATATATCTTTTCAGTCTGTAGCAGAACAATCCGAAGTAAGTGCTAAACGACTTAAACTTGAAAATCAAAGTCATGTGTACTTGGGAGATAAGATCATCCAATATAAAGACCCTAACAAGAACTTGAATTCCAATTACTTAGTGCAGTCAATAGTTGGCCAACCTCCAATAAACATTTTGGGGCAAGAACAAATTGAACTGGAAGAGAAGCATCAGCAGTTTTGTGGTTCTGAAGTAAGCTTTGATTCTGATGGTCCTGTCCAGTTAGTGGCTGACCAGCTTAGAGAAACTGTTAAGGAAATTTGTCTTTGGAAGGATGCAGCTGATGTGGAAGATAACACGGATGCCCATAAAGATCTTGAAATTTTATATGAATCTGGTTCTGTCTTTACATCAGTATCTGGCCAACCTGAGGACATCCATAATGGGACCCACCTTTGGAAGAAGCATACTGATGTGGAAGATAAAACAGTTGAGCCCAGaaattctgaaataaattttGCTTCAACTGAACCTGTACAGTTTGTGACTAAtgaatttcaagaaaatattacAGAACTGAATCTTAGGGAGCGGCAAGTTTGTATGGATGCAAAGGGCTACAAACTCAATGATTCTGAAGTAATTTATATTTCATCTAGTCCTCTTCCATCAATAACTGAGCACCGACAGAGTTTAGAAGAAGCACATGGCAGTTTGGGAGAGGAGAACGATGATCTTTCTGGACCCAAAATTCATTTTGCTCCTGACAATCCGCTTGAGTCAGTGACTGACCATCTTCAGAGGGGTGTTACAGAAATATGTCCTTGGAAGGAAGGTCACGTTTACCTGGAAGATACTGGTTATAGGTTTGGCAGTTTTGAAGTGAACTGTGATTCTGATACTCCCATTCACTTTGTGACCAATACATCTGTCACAACTGTCAAAGAAATAAACTTGCAAAGGAATGTTGCTAATGACTTAGCAGACAAGAATTATGATCCTACTATTTCTGAAATCAAATGTAATTCTGGTGTTTGTCTTCAGCTGAAAGTGGATGAACCTCAACTGATCTGCAATGAAATAGACCTTGAGAAGGAAGAGCATGGCATGGAAGAAAAGACCGGTGATTCTGAGATAATGTGTGATTCTGATACCCGTCTCCAAATAGTCCTTGACCAAGATGAAGTGTCAGTCAGGGAAACCAATCTCCAGAAGATGGTTGTTATGGATCTAGTGACTGGAGATAGTGACtgtgaagtgatttctgattctGAAACTTTCCAGCCTGTAGTGATTGACTCGCCTCCCATGACTGTACAGGGGGCCTTTTGCATTAACACAGAACATTTTGATCTAGAAGGTGACAGCCAAGAATCCTGTGTTTCTGAACTGAGATACCCTTGTGAAGCTTCTGGCTCCAGAACAAAGAAATCCAAGGACACATTCAAAGTCGTAAACCAGAAGAAAGACTACATTATTCTGCAGGAGTCAAGCTCTGAGTCTTATGGTTCTGAAGTGAATTTTCAAACGGATTCCTCACCTCACACCATAACTTGTCAGACCAAAgagcccaataaaaaaaaaatgaaatatagtgACCCAGAAGGTAAGAAACGTAAATCAAAAAGCCCTAAAACAAGTGATACACAGGAAGGTTTATCTCAGTCAGTGGCTCATCAACAGTGGAAAGCTGACAAAGGATCCAGCTTCCAAAAAGATGGAGTCAATAATAaccgaaaaaaaaacaagaagcgtGACTCCAGTGTTTGTAGACTGGATTGTAGTGCCCTTCTTGAGTCAACCCATGATCAGAATGTCGATAAAATTGTGACTGTACAGTTAAAACATCTATCTCCAGAACCTCTGAGTGATGAACCAAATTTTCAGTGTGGCTCCTCACTTACAGGGGACCCTGGTGTGAATAAAGGAGACTTTGTTAAGAAGATGTGCTATACCCTGAAGGAAAGGAAGCTAGATTCCCAACCAAGTTCCTCTTCTGTGGTTGATTCTAATAAGACCGCAGATCCAGTGCAGAATGCTATTGAAGATAAATCTCAAGAGCCTGTTCTTGAAGCCTCCCCTCATGTCCCAGCATCCTTTGTGGGGAAAACATTGTCTCagataagaaaagaagaggaCCTGAAGATCAATGCTCTTGTGAAGGAATTCAGGGAGGGCCGTTTCCACTGTTACTTTGATGATGATTGTGAGAcccatacaaataaaaaaaaa aaaaaaaaaccaaataaaggcaAAAAAGTGACCTGGGCAGATCTAGGTCAGGACACAGCCTCAGGTCACATTCTCTCAGCTAATGATTCAGGTGTTATTTTGGAAGTTAATGACTTTTCAGTGGCCTTTGATAAATTCAGCCATTCTTATCCAACAAAGATGCCTTATGATCTACCATGGCGAGCAGCTTCTCGTTGCCAGACTGTGAAACTCAGTCATGGAACCCAAACTAGCCTGATGAGTCACCCAGGGAAAAAAAGACTGAGACAAGCAGAAGACTCCCCGAAGAGGAAGCAATCacacagaaaaaggaagaagagagtcGAACCAGAAAGACTTGAATTTCCCCAGTCTTGTAATCACGTTTTGAAGCCTTTGCAACCCAATGCCTTACTTTACATTCTTTCTTCAAACGTTTATAAAGTAAAGGAAGAAGAATCCTCAAACTTGTCTACAAAGCTGCCCCTGTGTCTTGAAAATAATGGGGTTCTCAGAGTGCAGTATAAGTATAAGTTGATTTCCTTTGGTTGTTGTGATGAGCAAGTTGGCGTTAAGACTCCTTTGAATACAGGAGCCCCGCAGAACGAGGGCGATATTTGGGTTAACGTCCATTTTGATGGGAGTAAACTGAAAGAAGAAGACAATGATGACTTGCAAAACCCTGTAAAAGATCAACTAATGACACAGGAGAAGGAGGATGGAGATTGTGTGTCTTTGGAAAAACCAGAAAGTTTGAATTCTAATGAGGTTCCTAAGGGAAGTGATTTCCAGTTAACTCTTCCAGATGGTGATGTCACTCAAATCTCTCCAATGTCAGCCAGAGAGAAGAAttcagaaagtaaaaagaaaatccagaaaAGGAAGTCAGCAGCTAAGATGTCAGG ATATCAATCCAGAAGCACGCCTGTCAGACCACGTCTGAGTAAAAACCCTGATGCCGGTAGATCAAAGAAGCCCAAAAGAGAGACTCAAAAGCTTCTGAACCCAGTTCCTTCTGGTGCGGAGAAGGAAGCAGCAGATGCAGGCTCCCCTCTGAAGTGA